A single region of the Nocardioides aurantiacus genome encodes:
- a CDS encoding electron transfer flavoprotein subunit alpha/FixB family protein, with product MSEVLVLVDHVDGKVRKPTLELLTIARRLGEPSAVFIGDAGAADGVAETVKKYGAEKVYVVDDAEIKGYLVAPKAEVLQQLVEKTSAAAVLIPSSAEGKEVGARLAVKTKSGLITDAVDVQEGPVTTQSVFAGNYTVQAKITQGTPIITVKPNSAAPEEAAGAGTVEQFSPSISDSAKKAKIVASQARKASGRPELTEAAIVVSGGRGTGGNFEEVEGFADSLGAAVGASRAAVDSGWKPHAFQVGQTGKVVSPQLYVANGISGAIQHRAGMQTSKTIIAVNKDDEAPIFELVDFGVVGDLHTVLPAATEEITKRKG from the coding sequence ATGTCTGAAGTTCTGGTGCTCGTCGACCACGTCGACGGCAAGGTCCGCAAGCCCACCCTCGAGCTGCTCACCATCGCGCGTCGCCTCGGTGAGCCCTCCGCGGTCTTCATCGGTGACGCCGGTGCGGCCGACGGGGTCGCCGAGACCGTGAAGAAGTACGGCGCCGAGAAGGTCTACGTCGTCGACGACGCCGAGATCAAGGGCTACCTCGTGGCACCCAAGGCCGAGGTGCTGCAGCAGCTGGTCGAGAAGACCTCCGCCGCCGCGGTGCTGATCCCCTCCTCCGCCGAGGGCAAGGAGGTCGGCGCGCGCCTGGCCGTCAAGACGAAGTCGGGCCTGATCACCGACGCCGTCGACGTGCAGGAGGGTCCGGTCACCACGCAGTCGGTCTTCGCCGGCAACTACACCGTGCAGGCCAAGATCACCCAGGGCACGCCGATCATCACCGTGAAGCCCAACTCGGCCGCCCCCGAGGAGGCCGCGGGTGCCGGCACCGTCGAGCAGTTCTCGCCGTCGATCTCGGACTCGGCCAAGAAGGCCAAGATCGTCGCCTCCCAGGCCCGCAAGGCCTCGGGCCGTCCCGAGCTGACCGAGGCCGCCATCGTGGTCTCCGGCGGTCGCGGCACCGGCGGCAACTTCGAGGAGGTCGAGGGCTTCGCCGACTCGCTGGGTGCCGCCGTCGGCGCCTCGCGTGCCGCCGTCGACTCCGGCTGGAAGCCCCACGCCTTCCAGGTCGGCCAGACCGGCAAGGTCGTCAGCCCGCAGCTCTACGTCGCCAACGGCATCTCCGGGGCGATCCAGCACCGCGCCGGCATGCAGACCTCGAAGACGATCATCGCGGTCAACAAGGACGACGAGGCGCCGATCTTCGAGCTCGTCGACTTCGGCGTGGTGGGCGACCTCCACACCGTGCTCCCGGCCGCGACCGAGGAGATCACCAAGCGCAAGGGCTGA
- a CDS encoding response regulator transcription factor, producing MIDDHPLLTHALAFALRSRGVACTVPTLRDPARLLDDVRALGPDVVLLDLDLGALGDWADLVPPLVALGATVVVVSATREEEKIGTALARGASGFIAKERPLDELVEGVLVVARGGSLMTPQDRDRLIALARTAERRRRATLAPLEDLSTREAHVLRSLLAGSSVREIAVAGHVSEATVRSQVRAILRKLDVSSQREAVALAARASWS from the coding sequence ATGATCGACGACCACCCCCTGCTCACCCACGCCCTCGCCTTCGCCCTCCGCTCACGTGGAGTGGCCTGCACGGTGCCCACGCTGCGCGACCCGGCTCGCCTGCTGGACGACGTCCGGGCGCTCGGTCCCGACGTGGTGCTGCTCGACCTCGACCTCGGCGCCCTGGGCGACTGGGCCGACCTGGTGCCGCCCCTGGTGGCCCTCGGCGCCACCGTCGTGGTCGTCTCGGCGACGCGCGAGGAGGAGAAGATCGGCACGGCCCTGGCACGCGGAGCCTCCGGGTTCATCGCCAAGGAGCGTCCGCTGGACGAGCTGGTCGAGGGCGTGCTCGTCGTCGCGCGGGGCGGGTCGCTGATGACGCCCCAGGACCGCGACCGGCTGATCGCGCTGGCCCGCACGGCCGAGCGCCGGCGCCGGGCGACACTCGCCCCGCTCGAGGACCTGTCCACGCGCGAGGCCCACGTGCTGCGGTCCCTGCTCGCCGGCAGCTCGGTCCGGGAGATCGCGGTCGCCGGCCACGTCTCGGAGGCGACGGTGCGCTCCCAGGTGCGAGCGATCCTGCGCAAGCTCGACGTGTCCTCGCAGCGCGAGGCGGTGGCCCTGGCCGCCCGGGCGTCCTGGTCCTGA
- a CDS encoding GntR family transcriptional regulator: MTDPDLVLDLDPGAPEPPYEQVREAIRAQVDDGTLRPGTRLPPVRRLAETLGLAAGTVARAYKELEAAGVIETRGRAGSVVTGGGVERAAREAATTYVGQARGLGLGDDEVLALVRRALRG; encoded by the coding sequence GTGACCGACCCCGACCTCGTGCTCGACCTCGACCCCGGGGCGCCCGAGCCGCCGTACGAGCAGGTCCGCGAGGCGATCCGGGCGCAGGTCGACGACGGCACGCTGCGGCCGGGCACGCGGCTGCCGCCCGTGCGGCGGCTGGCGGAGACCCTGGGCCTGGCGGCGGGCACCGTGGCTCGGGCCTACAAGGAGCTCGAGGCCGCCGGGGTCATCGAGACCCGCGGCCGCGCCGGGAGCGTCGTCACCGGCGGCGGGGTGGAGCGGGCGGCGCGGGAGGCCGCCACGACGTACGTCGGCCAGGCCCGTGGACTGGGCCTGGGCGACGACGAGGTGCTGGCGCTGGTGCGCCGTGCGCTGAGGGGCTGA
- a CDS encoding cysteine desulfurase family protein, whose protein sequence is MTVYLDHAATTPILPEAAAAMVAELTRVGNASSLHASGRAARRVVEESRERVARALGCRPGEVVFTSGGTESDNLAVKGLYWARRAEDPRRVRILSTPVEHHAVLDPLHWLAGEGAQVEHVAVDRLGRLDLDAFRAAVESDPGSVALVSVMWANNEVGTVQPVAEVAEIAHAHGIPVHTDAVQALGQLPVDFATSGVDALTVTGHKAGGPYGVGALVVRRELEPTALLHGGGQERDIRSGTIDPPAVAGFAVACELAVQRQPELAVRLSALRDRLVAGVLHEVPDAVLNGDPEGRLPGNVHLAFPGCEGDSLLMLLDAHGIECSTGSACDAGVPQASHVLIAMGHDAQFARSSLRFSLGHTTTDADVDAVVAVVAAAVERARGAALVSRAPAGSGRR, encoded by the coding sequence ATGACCGTATACCTCGACCACGCGGCGACGACGCCGATCCTCCCCGAAGCCGCAGCCGCGATGGTCGCGGAGCTGACGCGGGTCGGCAACGCCTCCTCGCTGCACGCCTCGGGCCGGGCCGCCCGCCGGGTCGTCGAGGAGTCGCGGGAGCGGGTCGCCCGCGCGCTGGGGTGCCGCCCCGGCGAGGTGGTCTTCACCTCCGGCGGCACCGAGTCGGACAACCTCGCCGTCAAGGGCCTCTACTGGGCCCGCCGGGCCGAGGACCCCCGCCGGGTGCGGATCCTCTCCACCCCCGTCGAGCACCACGCGGTGCTCGACCCGCTGCACTGGCTGGCCGGCGAGGGCGCGCAGGTCGAGCACGTCGCCGTCGACCGCCTCGGCCGGCTCGACCTCGACGCCTTCCGGGCGGCCGTCGAGTCCGACCCCGGCAGCGTCGCCCTGGTCAGCGTGATGTGGGCCAACAACGAGGTCGGCACCGTGCAGCCCGTGGCCGAGGTCGCCGAGATCGCCCACGCCCACGGCATCCCGGTCCACACCGACGCGGTCCAGGCCCTCGGCCAGCTCCCGGTCGACTTCGCCACCAGCGGGGTCGACGCGCTGACGGTCACCGGGCACAAGGCCGGCGGCCCCTACGGCGTCGGCGCCCTCGTCGTACGCCGTGAGCTGGAGCCGACCGCGCTGCTCCACGGCGGCGGCCAGGAGCGCGACATCCGCTCCGGCACCATCGACCCGCCCGCCGTCGCCGGTTTCGCGGTGGCCTGCGAGCTCGCCGTGCAGCGCCAGCCCGAGCTGGCCGTCCGGCTCAGCGCGCTGCGCGACCGGCTGGTGGCGGGCGTGCTGCACGAGGTGCCCGACGCCGTGCTCAACGGCGACCCGGAGGGCCGGCTGCCGGGCAACGTCCACCTCGCCTTCCCCGGCTGCGAGGGCGACTCGCTGCTGATGCTGCTCGACGCGCACGGCATCGAGTGCTCGACCGGCTCGGCCTGCGACGCCGGGGTGCCGCAGGCCTCCCACGTGCTGATCGCGATGGGCCACGACGCGCAGTTCGCGCGCTCCTCGCTCCGCTTCTCCCTCGGCCACACCACCACCGACGCGGACGTCGACGCGGTCGTGGCCGTGGTCGCCGCCGCCGTCGAGCGGGCCCGCGGCGCCGCGCTCGTCTCCCGCGCCCCGGCCGGGTCCGGCCGACGATGA
- the mnmA gene encoding tRNA 2-thiouridine(34) synthase MnmA has protein sequence MKVLAAMSGGVDSAVAAARAHEQGHEVTGVHLALSRNPQSYRSGARGCCTIEDATDARRAADVIGIPFYVWDLSDRFHEDVVEDFVEEYAEGRTPNPCLRCNERIKFAAVLDRGLALGFDAVATGHYARLVPGPDGEVELHRAVDAAKDQSYVLGVLTQDQLAHALLPLGDTPKAQVREEAARRGLLVADKPDSHDVCFISDGDTGGWLAEKLADRGVNAGGDIVGRDGELLGRHEGSWRYTVGQRKGLRLGTPAADGRPRYVLDIEPVSGTVTVGPRESLAVDGLEGTRPRWCGAAPTGPLECTVQLRAHGEPHRAVVLPDGDRVEVRLTDPADGIAPGQAVVVYDGTRVVGSATIEATRSVAGRSA, from the coding sequence ATGAAGGTCCTCGCGGCGATGTCCGGCGGGGTCGACTCCGCCGTCGCCGCCGCCCGGGCCCACGAGCAGGGCCACGAGGTGACCGGCGTCCACCTCGCGCTCTCGCGCAACCCGCAGAGCTACCGCTCCGGCGCCCGCGGCTGCTGCACCATCGAGGACGCCACCGACGCCCGGCGTGCCGCCGACGTGATCGGCATCCCGTTCTACGTCTGGGACCTCAGCGACCGCTTCCACGAGGACGTCGTGGAGGACTTCGTCGAGGAGTACGCCGAGGGCCGCACCCCCAACCCGTGCCTGCGGTGCAACGAGAGGATCAAGTTCGCCGCCGTGCTCGACCGCGGCCTGGCGCTCGGCTTCGACGCCGTCGCCACCGGCCACTACGCCCGTCTGGTCCCGGGCCCCGACGGCGAGGTCGAGCTGCACCGCGCCGTCGACGCCGCCAAGGACCAGAGCTACGTCCTCGGCGTGCTCACCCAGGACCAGCTCGCGCACGCGCTGCTCCCGCTCGGCGACACCCCCAAGGCGCAGGTGCGCGAGGAGGCCGCCCGCCGCGGGCTGCTCGTGGCCGACAAGCCCGACAGCCACGACGTGTGCTTCATCAGCGACGGCGACACCGGCGGCTGGCTGGCCGAGAAGCTCGCCGACCGCGGGGTCAACGCGGGCGGCGACATCGTCGGTCGCGACGGCGAGCTGCTGGGCCGCCACGAGGGGTCCTGGCGCTACACCGTCGGCCAGCGCAAGGGGCTGCGGCTGGGCACGCCCGCCGCCGACGGCCGGCCGCGCTACGTGCTCGACATCGAGCCGGTCTCCGGCACCGTCACGGTCGGCCCCCGCGAGTCGCTGGCCGTGGACGGCCTCGAGGGCACCCGCCCTCGCTGGTGCGGTGCCGCGCCCACGGGGCCGCTGGAGTGCACCGTGCAGCTGCGGGCCCACGGCGAGCCCCACCGTGCGGTGGTGCTGCCCGACGGGGACCGCGTCGAGGTCCGGCTGACCGACCCGGCCGACGGCATCGCGCCGGGCCAGGCGGTCGTGGTCTACGACGGCACCCGCGTCGTCGGCTCGGCCACGATCGAGGCCACCCGCAGCGTCGCCGGCCGGTCCGCGTGA
- a CDS encoding methionine synthase — protein sequence MTRASGIGSLPGEDAHEAARVVLGELPDLPHLPELPARGALADLTGRAVAVVSDLGFDLQPAGWRLTDAAGVDHRRARSLLAQDLDAFEEESQGFTGTLKVQVAGPWTLAATVEKPRGDKVLSDHGARRDLAQALAEGVRTHLADVARRVPGAELVLQVDEPALPAVLAARVPTASGFGRHRSVTPPVASEALEWVLDAADDRLTVVHCCDAEVPVGLLRSAGAGAVSVDVATLAVTAYDELATVLDEGGTALLGVLPATGSAAPSVKAAVERTMRLLDMLGLDPAEVSDRLVLTPACGLAGATPAYARAVLAALRGAAEALT from the coding sequence GTGACCCGCGCCAGCGGCATCGGGTCGCTGCCGGGCGAGGACGCCCACGAGGCGGCGCGCGTCGTGCTCGGGGAGCTGCCCGACCTGCCGCACCTGCCCGAGCTGCCCGCGCGCGGAGCGCTCGCCGACCTGACCGGCCGTGCCGTCGCCGTCGTGTCCGACCTCGGGTTCGACCTGCAGCCCGCGGGCTGGCGGCTGACCGACGCCGCGGGGGTCGACCACCGCCGGGCCCGGTCGCTGCTGGCGCAGGACCTCGACGCGTTCGAGGAGGAGTCGCAAGGCTTCACCGGGACGCTCAAGGTGCAGGTCGCCGGGCCCTGGACGCTGGCCGCCACGGTCGAGAAGCCGCGCGGCGACAAGGTGCTGAGCGACCACGGCGCCCGTCGCGACCTCGCCCAGGCGCTCGCGGAGGGCGTGCGCACCCACCTCGCCGACGTCGCCCGTCGGGTGCCGGGCGCCGAGCTGGTGCTGCAGGTCGACGAGCCGGCGCTGCCCGCGGTGCTCGCGGCGCGGGTGCCCACCGCGTCGGGCTTCGGCCGCCACCGCTCCGTGACGCCCCCGGTCGCCTCCGAGGCGCTGGAGTGGGTGCTGGACGCCGCCGACGACCGGCTCACGGTCGTCCACTGCTGCGACGCCGAGGTGCCGGTCGGGCTGCTCCGCTCGGCCGGCGCCGGGGCGGTCTCGGTCGACGTCGCCACGCTGGCCGTCACGGCGTACGACGAGCTGGCGACCGTGCTCGACGAGGGCGGCACCGCGCTGCTCGGCGTCCTGCCCGCGACGGGGTCCGCCGCCCCGTCGGTCAAGGCCGCCGTCGAGCGCACGATGCGGCTGCTCGACATGCTCGGGCTGGACCCGGCCGAGGTGTCCGACCGGCTGGTGCTCACCCCGGCCTGCGGGCTGGCGGGCGCCACCCCGGCGTACGCCCGGGCGGTGCTGGCGGCGCTGCGCGGGGCCGCCGAGGCGCTGACCTGA
- a CDS encoding type 1 glutamine amidotransferase domain-containing protein, translating into MPDLNGKKVAIIATSHFEEAELVTPRDELAKMGAEVKVYSTSTDPIQAVEGDTEPTQKVPVDGVFTDLDVDSVDAVVVPGGTVNADTIRTDEDAQEIVRQALELDKVLAIICHGPWLLASADVARGKRLTSFPSLSVDLRNAGAEWVDEEVVVDGSLITSRNPDDLPAFVEAIAEALEA; encoded by the coding sequence GTGCCTGACCTGAACGGCAAGAAGGTCGCCATCATCGCCACCTCGCACTTCGAGGAGGCCGAGCTGGTCACCCCGCGTGACGAGCTCGCCAAGATGGGGGCCGAGGTCAAGGTGTACAGCACCTCGACCGACCCCATCCAGGCGGTGGAGGGCGACACCGAGCCCACCCAGAAGGTGCCGGTCGACGGCGTCTTCACCGACCTCGACGTCGACTCGGTCGACGCGGTCGTGGTGCCGGGTGGCACCGTCAACGCCGACACCATCCGCACCGACGAGGACGCCCAGGAGATCGTGCGCCAGGCCCTCGAGCTCGACAAGGTGCTCGCGATCATCTGCCACGGACCGTGGTTGCTCGCCTCCGCCGACGTGGCGCGGGGCAAGCGGCTGACCAGCTTCCCGAGCCTGTCCGTGGACCTGCGCAACGCCGGGGCCGAGTGGGTCGACGAGGAGGTCGTCGTCGACGGCAGCCTCATCACCAGCCGCAACCCCGACGACCTGCCGGCCTTCGTCGAGGCGATCGCCGAGGCGCTCGAGGCCTGA
- a CDS encoding MFS transporter yields the protein MTDTREPAAIPAEPAETTGGTTRLGWALLLISVAQLMVVLDATIANIALPFIQSDLDISQANLQWVVTGYALAFGGLLLLGGRLGDLYGRRRVFMIGVAIFAVASGVGGLAANEAMLLASRGLQGLGAALASPAALALITTNFPAGPQRNRAFSIYAAMSGAGAAVGLLLGGWLTGLTPDLFGTTVDGWRLTFLINVPIGLAAAFAAPRVLAESESHAGELDVPGALSGTAGLVAIVFGLSRAGEPSHGWDDAQTLVALVLGVVLLAAFVAIERRVAHPLLPFRILLSRTRATAFVTMMIVPAAMFAMFYFLSQFVQNVMGYSPLHTGVAFLPFSLGIVIAATVSSKLMDRVDPRWIAGIGTAMAGFALLGFSRLSVDDSARTIISTVTSGEVHLGAGISYWTDIFPFISLMSLGMGATFVPMTLAAVHGVSHRDSGIGSGVLNTMQQVGGALGLAALSTVAVHFSTERATQIAGALQAATPAGSEPTEAMRSAFADIAYQGAFTQGATNAFLTGAFMIWGASLIVWIFLGVKHEDLATDDAPEGVHAG from the coding sequence ATGACCGACACCCGTGAGCCCGCGGCCATCCCGGCCGAGCCGGCCGAGACCACCGGCGGCACCACCCGCCTGGGCTGGGCCCTGCTGCTGATCTCCGTCGCGCAGCTGATGGTCGTGCTCGACGCGACCATCGCCAACATCGCGCTCCCCTTCATCCAGAGCGACCTCGACATCTCGCAGGCCAACCTGCAGTGGGTCGTCACCGGCTACGCGCTGGCCTTCGGCGGCCTGCTGCTGCTGGGCGGCCGCCTCGGCGACCTCTACGGCCGCCGCCGCGTGTTCATGATCGGCGTCGCGATCTTCGCCGTCGCCTCCGGTGTCGGGGGCCTCGCCGCCAACGAGGCCATGCTGCTCGCCTCCCGGGGACTGCAGGGCCTCGGCGCCGCCCTGGCCTCCCCCGCCGCCCTGGCGCTGATCACCACCAACTTCCCGGCCGGCCCGCAGCGCAACCGCGCGTTCTCGATCTACGCCGCGATGTCCGGCGCCGGTGCCGCGGTCGGCCTGCTGCTCGGCGGCTGGCTCACCGGCCTCACCCCCGACCTGTTCGGCACCACCGTCGACGGCTGGCGCCTGACCTTCCTGATCAACGTGCCGATCGGCCTGGCCGCCGCCTTCGCCGCACCCCGCGTGCTGGCCGAGAGCGAGTCGCACGCCGGCGAGCTCGACGTGCCCGGCGCCCTGTCCGGCACCGCCGGCCTCGTCGCGATCGTCTTCGGCCTCTCCCGCGCCGGCGAGCCCAGCCACGGCTGGGACGACGCGCAGACCCTCGTCGCCCTCGTCCTCGGCGTGGTGCTGCTGGCCGCGTTCGTGGCCATCGAACGCCGCGTGGCGCACCCGCTGCTGCCGTTCCGGATCCTGCTGAGCCGGACCCGCGCGACCGCGTTCGTGACGATGATGATCGTGCCGGCGGCGATGTTCGCGATGTTCTACTTCCTCTCGCAGTTCGTGCAGAACGTCATGGGCTACTCCCCGCTGCACACCGGCGTCGCGTTCCTGCCCTTCAGCCTCGGCATCGTCATCGCCGCGACCGTGTCCTCCAAGCTCATGGACAGGGTCGACCCCCGCTGGATCGCCGGCATCGGCACGGCCATGGCCGGTTTCGCGCTGCTCGGCTTCTCGCGGCTCTCGGTCGACGACAGCGCGCGCACCATCATCTCGACCGTCACCAGCGGCGAGGTGCACCTCGGCGCCGGCATCAGCTACTGGACCGACATCTTCCCCTTCATCTCGCTGATGTCGCTGGGCATGGGCGCGACCTTCGTGCCGATGACGCTGGCCGCCGTCCACGGCGTCTCCCACCGCGACTCCGGCATCGGCTCGGGCGTGCTCAACACGATGCAGCAGGTCGGCGGCGCGCTGGGTCTGGCCGCCCTGTCCACCGTGGCGGTGCACTTCTCGACCGAGCGGGCCACCCAGATCGCGGGCGCGCTCCAGGCGGCCACCCCGGCGGGCAGCGAGCCCACCGAGGCGATGCGGTCGGCCTTCGCCGACATCGCCTACCAGGGTGCGTTCACCCAGGGCGCGACCAACGCGTTCCTCACCGGTGCCTTCATGATCTGGGGCGCCAGCCTGATCGTGTGGATCTTCCTCGGCGTCAAGCACGAGGATCTGGCCACCGACGACGCGCCGGAGGGCGTGCACGCGGGCTGA
- a CDS encoding TetR/AcrR family transcriptional regulator, which translates to MTPPQLRPRVEGAREEEILDATVRLLLSAGYDRLTLDAVAKEARASKATLYRRWDGKASLVVDAMVRAKQAPQVEVHDTGTLRGDLLATFCGRHGLGTGDASGLLGAVMTAVSNDPDFAERFRSAFIAPKVEASLRIYRRATERGEIDAALDLDVVAPSLAGIVLHRAFVLGLPVDDDVVRRVIDHVILPAVGLGAPAPGTPGPTPGTTVTARTTTHSQEATS; encoded by the coding sequence GTGACCCCGCCCCAGCTCCGTCCCCGGGTCGAGGGGGCGCGCGAGGAGGAGATCCTCGACGCCACCGTCCGGCTGCTGCTCAGCGCCGGCTACGACCGGCTCACGCTCGACGCCGTGGCCAAGGAGGCCCGCGCCAGCAAGGCCACGCTCTACCGCCGCTGGGACGGCAAGGCCAGCCTCGTCGTCGACGCGATGGTGCGCGCCAAGCAGGCGCCCCAGGTCGAGGTGCACGACACCGGGACCCTGCGTGGCGACCTGCTCGCCACCTTCTGCGGCCGCCACGGCCTGGGCACGGGCGACGCCTCGGGCCTGCTCGGCGCCGTGATGACCGCCGTCAGCAACGACCCCGACTTCGCCGAGCGGTTCCGCTCGGCGTTCATCGCACCCAAGGTCGAGGCCTCGCTGCGCATCTACCGCCGCGCGACCGAGCGCGGCGAGATCGACGCCGCCCTCGACCTCGACGTGGTCGCCCCGTCACTGGCCGGGATCGTCCTGCACCGCGCGTTCGTCCTCGGCCTGCCGGTGGACGACGACGTGGTGCGCCGCGTCATCGACCACGTGATCCTCCCCGCCGTCGGCCTCGGGGCCCCCGCCCCTGGCACTCCCGGTCCCACCCCTGGCACCACCGTCACCGCCCGCACCACCACCCACTCCCAGGAAGCAACGTCATGA